Below is a window of Picosynechococcus sp. PCC 7002 DNA.
TCGAGAGCCAACCGAACACCACACAAACCACCATCACGAGCAGAATTCCCAGGGCCAGGGGAGCACGGTCATGGCGCATCGGCTCCGAATCAGGAATTTCACTGACTAAATAGAAGTCCCGGGAACCCCGTTGCTGCTCCAAAAAAGTGGGATGGGTTTCGAGTAATAAGGTATCCCCTGCCAACAGACGCATTTCCCCGATTTTTCCCTTGAGGCGCTCCCCGTTGCGGGCCACGGCTAAAACGACGGCATTATAGCGACTGCGAAACTTTCCTTCCCGGATCGTTTGTCGGATTAGCGGACAGGTATTGGAAACAACCGCCTCAATTAGGCAACGTTCAGAGCGGGGAGTATCTAATTTAAAAACTTGATCCGTGGCTGGCTGTAACCCCCGGAGTCGATTGAGGTCGAGGATCGAATCCACTGCCCCGACAAAAACTAACTGATCTTTTTCCTGCAAAACTTCGCGCGGGCTGACCGCTGGCAACACTAAGGAATCCCGCACCACTTCAATCAGGTACAGGTTTGGCAAATTTCGTAGCCCAGCTTCTTCAATACTTTTGCCAATGAGGGGACTATTTTCGTGGACAACCATTTCCACGGTGTATTGCCGCAGATCGTCTTGGTCACTAATGGCCGGTTTGCGCTCTGGTAGTAGCCAACTGTGACTCAGCATTAGAAAGGTCACACCGGCGATCGCACAGGGTAATCCCACCAAGGCAATATCAAAGAGGCCGAGACCGGCATGGTCTGTTTCGGCAATCAAGAGGCCATTGACCACCAGGTTTGTACTGGTACCAATTAAAGTACAGACGCCCCCAAAAGAAGCGGAATAACTTAGGGGCAACATCAATTTTGAGGGGCTAATGCGCAGCTTACGGCACCACTCGTTCACTACCGGGATAAACATCGCCACTACGGGAGTGTTATTTAGAAAAGCACTCAGGCCCATCACCGGCACCATCAACCGCATCAAGGCCGCAGACTCTCCTTTCGGCAGTCCTAAAACCCGCTGGGAAATCCAACTGAGAGAGCCGGTTTGTTGCAAGCCAGTCACCACGAGATAAAGCACCGCAATGGTCGCCAAACCTTCGTTACTAAACCCGGCGAGGGTAGTACTCGTATCAAGCACCCCCGTCAGCAGCAAGGCTCCCAAGGCACCAAGGAAAATCACCTCGGCAGGGAGAGGCGTCAGGGCATTTAGAAGAAAGGCCACCAGGGTCAGACCGAGGGTCAACCAACCTTGCCAACCCAAACCGAAGAAAGCCGCCTCCCCCAAAGAAGGCAACTGCGCAAACATTGCCATCGAAAATCCTCCAGCACATAGAACGCTTAGCATGGGCGCCGTTGAAAAGAACTTAGTCGTTTTTATGACATTAAAGGGCAGAATCGCGTCCCAAGTTCGGGGCGATCGCCAGGACTGAAAAAAAGATTTAGAAATCTGAAACAAAGGCATAGAGAAGGGTTGACAGCTTAGAACGGATTGCCATGCACCCTTGGCAGGGTCAATTTTTTTTCAACTCTCATCATGACACAGCAGAGAATGATTCAAGATTGAATTTAAAATGAATTGTAATTTAAACAGGACTAGATTATGATTGGCTATCAATTCAAAAGAAATTGAATCAAAAATGAGAAAGTCTAATTTGTCCCTAAAAACTTTGGCGATCGCCACCCTATTAAGCAGTAGTCTTTTCGCTTGCGGTAGCCCAAACCAAAGCATCACCTCCCAGCCCGAAACCACAGCAGCCCAGACTCAATCCCAAGAGCCAGTTACCATCACCCTGGTTACCTATGCCGTCACCCGCAGCGCCTACGAAAAAATCATCCCGCTCTTCGTTGAACAATGGAAAGCAGAAACCGGACAAACCGTAACCATCGAGCAAAGCTATGGCGGATCTGGTTCCCAAACCCGTGCCGTCATCGATGGCTTGGAAGCAGATATTGTCGCCCTCGCCTTGGGATCTGATATCAACGCCATTGAAGAGGCTGGTCTCATTGACCCCGGCTGGGAAACAGAAGCCCCCCGTGACAGTGTGATTACTTCCTCTGTGATTGCGATCGTGCCCCGTGACCCCAATTTGAAAATTACACAGTGGACTGATCTTGCGGAAAACGACTTAGAAATTATTACGGCCAACCCCAAAACATCCGGTGGTGCCCGCTGGAATTTCCTTGGTCTTTGGGGTGCCATCACTCAAACGGGTGGTACTGAAGCCGAAGCACGGGAATTTGTCACCAAAATCTATAAAAATGCGCCAATTCTGCCAAAAAATGCACGGGAATCTACCGATGTTTTTTACCAACAGGGACAGGGAGATATTCTGCTGAACTACGAGAATGAAGTTTATCTCGCCAACTTACAAGGGGAAAATCAACCCTACACCATCCTGACGGATTTCAATATCGCGATCGATAATCCCGTGACCGTTGTGGATAAAACCGTTGATGAACGCAATACGCGGGACGTGTCAGAGGCTTTTGTTGAGTTCCTCTTCACCCCTGAAGCTCAAGCTATTTTTGCAGAAGTTGGTTTCCGACCGACAGATCCTGATGTTGCGGCTCAAGTCGCGGATCAATATCCAGCGATTGAAAACCTAGCAACCATTGAAGACTTTGGTGGCTGGCGCGAAGCACAACCAAAATTCTTTGGTGATGGTGGCATCTTTGATCAAATTTTTCAACAGTAATTAATTGAACATCAAGCTGAATTCTTGAATAGGAGAGGTACAGCAATTATGTCCCCTGAATCAGTCGAAAAAAATCCGGGCGATCGCCATACTCAAGTCAATATTCTGGTGCAAATCCCAAAGCAATACCAACAGGATCCAATCATCACCCAACTAGCCGTTAAATATAATATTCAAGTCAATATTTTGGCGGCGACTTTAGGTCGGGATAATACGGTC
It encodes the following:
- a CDS encoding SLC13 family permease; the protein is MAMFAQLPSLGEAAFFGLGWQGWLTLGLTLVAFLLNALTPLPAEVIFLGALGALLLTGVLDTSTTLAGFSNEGLATIAVLYLVVTGLQQTGSLSWISQRVLGLPKGESAALMRLMVPVMGLSAFLNNTPVVAMFIPVVNEWCRKLRISPSKLMLPLSYSASFGGVCTLIGTSTNLVVNGLLIAETDHAGLGLFDIALVGLPCAIAGVTFLMLSHSWLLPERKPAISDQDDLRQYTVEMVVHENSPLIGKSIEEAGLRNLPNLYLIEVVRDSLVLPAVSPREVLQEKDQLVFVGAVDSILDLNRLRGLQPATDQVFKLDTPRSERCLIEAVVSNTCPLIRQTIREGKFRSRYNAVVLAVARNGERLKGKIGEMRLLAGDTLLLETHPTFLEQQRGSRDFYLVSEIPDSEPMRHDRAPLALGILLVMVVCVVFGWLSMLKAATLAAIAMIVFGCCSPSRSLKSIEWSVLLVIGAAFGLGKALETTGAAGAIAANLLQLAGDNPWPTLVVVYGITTLLTELITNNAAAALMFPISVSLANTLGVDVMPFVIAIMIGASASFSTPIGYQTNLMVYGPGGYKFTDYFRVGIPLNLLFWAVSCVLIPFAFPFYP
- a CDS encoding sulfate ABC transporter substrate-binding protein, whose translation is MRKSNLSLKTLAIATLLSSSLFACGSPNQSITSQPETTAAQTQSQEPVTITLVTYAVTRSAYEKIIPLFVEQWKAETGQTVTIEQSYGGSGSQTRAVIDGLEADIVALALGSDINAIEEAGLIDPGWETEAPRDSVITSSVIAIVPRDPNLKITQWTDLAENDLEIITANPKTSGGARWNFLGLWGAITQTGGTEAEAREFVTKIYKNAPILPKNARESTDVFYQQGQGDILLNYENEVYLANLQGENQPYTILTDFNIAIDNPVTVVDKTVDERNTRDVSEAFVEFLFTPEAQAIFAEVGFRPTDPDVAAQVADQYPAIENLATIEDFGGWREAQPKFFGDGGIFDQIFQQ
- a CDS encoding NIL domain-containing protein, yielding MSPESVEKNPGDRHTQVNILVQIPKQYQQDPIITQLAVKYNIQVNILAATLGRDNTVSGWFDLQISGPHQAVKDAILYLEEQNIGVYHKEHPETDGW